From Rhododendron vialii isolate Sample 1 chromosome 10a, ASM3025357v1, the proteins below share one genomic window:
- the LOC131303830 gene encoding mitogen-activated protein kinase kinase kinase 3-like isoform X6, with protein sequence MGAKGLGETKLNPMSRSPGPWSRGTATAISPLHLRFSGTSLESPTRKQEEGRRQYHPLPLPPGSPTSPPTLPNIRTCTVTDNMHFNVSKWKRGRLLGRGTFGHVFLGFNSESGQLSAIKEVRVIADDPTLKECLKHLNQEIILLSQLSHPNIVQYYGSELGADKLSVYLEYVSGGSIHKLLQEYGAFREPVIQNYTRQILYGLAYLHGRNTVHRDIKGANILVDSNGEIKLADFGMAKHTTHCSPIRSFKGSPYWMAPEVVMNTNGYSLPVDIWSLGCTIIEMATSKPPWSQFEGVRYSSQSPSFLPCIEYVCGTKIFRLLLSPQVAAIFKIGNSRESPAIPDHLSHDAKSFLNLCLQRDPLARPTALQLLDHPFVRDQVTTRVANADLTKEAFPYNRDGSCKPQTALELHSSGRNTYFCNGGHVTTIALMSPSARMTASSPVSPCSSPFRQSGPAYKRSSLSPPQPPLALVGQNGLNLIEYCPGFRTRSMPQCGSEPWRENFQFTSQTPYGSPRITRF encoded by the exons ATGGG TGCCAAAGGACTTGGGGAGACCAAGCTCAACCCAATGTCAAGAAGCCCAGGTCCGTGGTCAAGAGGGACTGCTACTGCCATTTCACCTCTCCATCTCAGATTTAGTGGTACAAGTTTGGAGTCTCCGACTAGAAAGCAGGAAGAAGGGAGGAGGCAGTATCATCCGCTGCCTCTTCCACCGGGTTCTCCTACTAGCCCTCCTACTTTGCCCAACATAAGAACTTGTACAGTAACCGATAACATGCATTTTAACGTGTCAAAATGGAAGAGAGGAAGACTTCTTGGAAGAGGCACTTTTGGACATGTTTTCCTTGGATTTAACAG TGAGAGTGGACAATTGAGCGCAATAAAAGAAGTCAGGGTGATTGCAGATGATCCGACATTGAAAGAATGTCTAAAGCATCTGAACCAG GAGATCATTTTACTTAGTCAGCTTTCACATCCAAATATTGTTCAATATTACGGAAGTGAACTG GGTGCTGATAAGTTATCCGTTTATTTGGAATATGTCTCCGGTGGTTCCATCCACAAATTACTTCAAGAATATGGGGCATTTAGGGAACCTGTTATCCAAAATTACACTAGGCAGATTCTCTACGGGCTTGCCTACTTACATGGACGGAACACTGTGCATAG AGATATCAAAGGGGCAAACATTTTGGTAGATTCTAATGGAGAAATCAAGCTTGCAGACTTTGGCATGGCAAAACAT ACAACCCATTGTTCTCCAATACGTTCCTTCAAAGGAAGTCCTTACTGGATGGCACCGgag GTTGTGATGAATACAAATGGTTACAGCCTTCCGGTGGATATTTGGAGCTTAGGGTGCACAATTATTGAAATGGCAACATCAAAACCACCTTGGAGTCAGTTTGAAGGGGTGAGATATAGCTCTCAGAGTCCATCTTTCTTGCCCTGTATTGAATATGTTTGTGGTACCAAAATCTTTAGATTGCTTTTGAGTCCACAGGTGGCAGCAATTTTTAAAATTGGAAACAGCAGAGAAAGTCCTGCAATTCCGGACCATCTTTCACATGATGCCAAAAGTTTCTTAAACCTATGTTTGCAGCGAGATCCATTGGCACGACCTACTGCCTTACAGCTACTAGATCACCCGTTTGTTCGAGACCAAGTGACCACAAGAGTTGCCAATGCCGACTTAACCAAGGAAGCCTTTCCTTATAATCGTGATGGAAGTTGCAAACCG CAGACAGCATTGGAGCTACACTCCAGTGGTAGAAACACATATTTTTGCAATGGAGGCCATGTTACTACAATTGCTTTGATGAGCCCGAG CGCAAGAATGACCGCGTCTTCGCCCGTGTCTCCTTGTTCAAGCCCATTCCGACAATCTGGACCAGCGTACAAGAGGAGTTCTCTGTCTCCTCCCCAGCCACCTCTTGCTTTAGTTGGGCAAAATGGTCTCAATTTGATTGAATACTGCCCAGGGTTTCGCACAAGATCCATGCCCCAGTGCGGTTCTGAGCCATGGCGTGAAAACTTCCAGTTTACGTCCCAAACTCCCTATGGATCCCCAAGAATAACACGTTTTTGA